Within the Solwaraspora sp. WMMA2056 genome, the region CAGCCGGTCCTGCGCCTCGGTGTCGGTGCCGAACGCGAACCGGGCGACCAGTCGGGCCACCACGTTGATCGCGAACAACCCGACGGCCAGGATCCCGACCGGCAGCCACCGCTGCCTCATCTCCACCTCCCGGATGCGGAACCGGGAACACTCTCCCGGTACCGGGAATAGTAGAAGCCGTGACCCTTCGGCGTCAGCTCCGCGCACCCGGGCCGGGTGCCGGACGTGGCGACAGGATCGCCCGGAAGGCGATCACCGCGTACGCGATCGCCCCGGCGAAGATCGTCGCGAAGCCGACCCAGTTGTCCCCGGCCAGCAGGATGTCCCCCTCGGTGGTCCCGCCGGCGGCGAGCACCATCACCGCGAACCAGGCGGCCGCCGGCACCGCCACCGCCCACCGGGCCCCCACCGCCCGGATGGCGAACCAGCTGACCAGCACGTTGCCGACCACCGCCAGCAGCACCGACAGGCCGACCAGGTGACCGCCGAGGCGGACCGTGGCGAACTGCAACTCCAGCACCGCGGTGAGCACCGCCGCGACCACCGCGACGGCACCACCGAGGACCCGTACCGTCAGATCCGCCAGCCGGTGCAGCCGGCCCGGTACCGTCGGCGCGGCCGCCGGCACCGGCTGCTCCTGCGTCGCGGACATCGGACCGGACCCACCGGGCCAGGTCACCGCTGCGGCACCTCGGCGACCGGCAGCCCGGCGAACAGGTCGCTCTCCCAGCCGTACGGCCCCTCACCGGGACCGCGTTCGCCGTGGGCGAGGGTGAAGTACTCCATGCCCATGAACTCGCCACCGATGTTGCCGGCCAGCGCGTACAGCCAGGAGTCGGCCGGGATCTGGGTGGCGTGCGCCCGCATCGCGGCCAGCTTCGCCGGGTAGTGGTCGGTGCCATCGACACGGGCGGCGATCTCCGGATCGGGGGTGCCGAACGGCAGGTCGTCGACCTGCTCCACGCCGGCGAACGGATTGTTCGCCGCGCCCCGGAAAGCGTCGATTCCGGCCGCCAGCACGCTCTTCGGCATGGCCGTGAAATAGATCTTGTCGGGAGCGATTCCCTCGGCCGCGGCCAACTCGACCGCCCGCATCGTGACCCGGTGCGCCTGGATGTGGTCCGGGTGGCCGTAGAAGCCGTTGTCGTCGTAGGTGATCACCACCTGGGGGCGGACCTCGCGCACGACCTCCATCAGGTATCCGGCGGCCTCGTCGAGGTCGGCCTGCCAGAACGCCCGCGAATGGTCGTTGGTCGCCAACCCCATCATCCCGGAGTCACGGTAGCGGCCGGCACCGCCGAGGAACCGGTGGTCGGTCACGCCCAGGGCGGCGCAGGCGGCGGCCAGCTCGGCGATCCGCAGGCCGCCGAGCTGATCGGCGGCACCGGCGGCCAGGCCGGCGAACTCGGGTACGTGGATCTCACCTTCCTCGCCGAGGGTGCAGGTCACCAGCGTGACGTGAGCACCGGCGGCGGCGTACCGGGCCATCGTGGCACCGGTGCCGATCGTCTCGTCGTCGGGATGGGCGTGCACCAGCAGAAGCCGATGGGCGGCGGCAAGGTTGGTCACTCGGGGAACTTTACGCCGGACGGGCACCTGCGCGAATTACCGGTCTCATGGCGCACCAGCCGGTTCTACGATCCGGGAGTGGAAATTGCGCAATCGACCGTCCGTACCGGTGATTCCGCCCGTGGCGCGCCCCGGGCGGTGACCGTCGGCGCCGACGGCGCCCGCGTCGTGTTCCTGCGTTCCACCGGGCCGCACGACGAGGCCGACAGTCTCTGGGTGCTGGACACCGACAGCGCCGAGGAACGCCGGATCGCCGACCCGACGGTCCTGTCCGCACAGCGCGGTGGCACGACGCAGCGCGGTGCCACCATCGACCGCTACGTCACCGACCCGGCCGCCCGGATCGCCGTGTTCGCCCTCGCCGGCCGGCTGTGGCGGGCCGACCTGGTCGGCGGCGACGTCGTCGAGGTGCCGGTGGTCGGCACCGCCGTCGACGCCCGGCCCGACCCCACCGGCGAACGGATCGCCTACGTGTCCGACAGCGACGCCGCCGACACCGCCACCCGGCCGGCGACGACCGCCCTCGGCAAACTGCGGGTGATCCATCCCGACGGCCGTGACACGCTGCTCGCCGGCGAGGCCGGCGACATCACCTGGGCACTGCCCGACCCGGGCGCCGCCGACTTCGGCCGCGACCGTGGCTACTGGTGGTCGGCGGACGGGCAGACCATCCTCACCGCCCGGGTGGACCGGTCCCGGTTGCCCCGCTGGCGGTACGCCGACCCGGCGCAGCCGCAGCAGCCCGGCCGCACCGCACCGTACCCACTGTGCGGCGGACCGGTCGCCGAGGTGACCCTGCACCTGCTCGACCTCGACGGCGGCTGGGTCGACGTGCACTGGGACCGGGAGACCTACCCGTACCTGGTGTCGGTCGACTGGTCCGACGGCGGCCCACTGATCACCGTGCTGCGCCGGATGCAGCAGCACGGGCTGGTGCTGTCGATCGACCCCCGCACCGGCGAGACCCAGGTGCACGCCGAACTCGCCGACCCGCGCTGGGTCGAGCCGATCCCCGGCACCCCCTGCTACCTGGCCGACGGTCGGGTGCTGGTCGGCGGCGAACTCGCCCACGACGGCTACGACGCCCGCTGCCTGTTCGCCGACGGCACCCTGCTCACCCCGGCCGCGCTGTACGTACGCCGGGTGGTGGGTCGACTGCCCGGCCGGCAGACCAGCCCCGACCTGCTGATCGAGGCCAGCGACGGGGAGCCCAGCGAGCAGCACCTGTACCGGGTCCGCACGGCGGCCTCCTCCGGCGGGTTGGACGCCGCCCGGGTCACCAGCACACCCGGCTGGCACGTCGGCGCGGTCGGCGGCGACGTGCTCGCCGTCGGCTCGGCCGCCCTGGACCAGCACGGCACCCGGTGGACGATCTGGCGCGGCGACACCGAGATCGGCGTACTGCGCAGCCTGGCCGCCCTCGGCCCGACCGCGCCCCGGCCGGCGCTGCAGCGGGTCACCGACCGGCGGCTGCCCGCCGGCGTGCTGTACCCGCAGAGCCACGTCGACGGCCGGCGACTGCCGGTACTGCTCGACCTCGACGGGGGGCCGGGCCGCCAGCAGGTCCGGGCCCGGCGGGCCGACTGGCTGGGCCGGCAGTGGTGGGCCGACGCCGGGTTCGCGGTGGTCGCCGTCGACGGCCGCGGTACGCCCGGAGTCGCCCCGAGTTTCGAGAAGGTGGTGCACCGCAGGCTCGCCGACGTGCTGCTCGCCGACCAGGTCGACGCGCTGACCGCGCTCGCCGACAAGCACCCCGACCTGGACCTGGACCAGGTCGTGGTGCGGGGCACCGGGTTCGGCGGCTGGCTGGCGGGGCTGGCCGTGCTGCGCCGGCCGGACATCTTCCGGGCGGCGGTGGCCCGCGCACCGATCGCCGACTGGGCCCTGCTGCGCGCCGGGTACGCCGAACGCTACCTGGGGGCGCCGGAGACCGACGGCGAGATCTACCCGCACCACAGTCTGGTCGCGGTCGCGGCGGAACCGCTGGTCGGCGGCGACGAACCGCGCCCGCTGCTGCTGGTGCACCCGCTCGACGACGACGACGTCCCGGTGGCGCACACCCTGCGGTTGTCGGCCGCGCTGCTGGCCACCGGCCGGCCGCACACGGTGCTGCCGGTGGCCGCCGGCACCGACCCGGACTCGGCGGCGGTGCGCCGCGCGGAACGGGAGTTCCTCCGGCAGGCGTTGGGATCGATCGGCTGAGCCGATTGTCGAATAGGGTCGACCGATGACCCACTTCGACGTCGCGACGGCAGCCGTGCAGGCCGCCCTCGACGCGGGCGCCCGGTACGCCGACGCCCGGCTGATGCACCGCCGGTACGAGTCGATGACCGCCCGCAACGGCGAGATCGAGGCGCTGGTCCAGCACAGCGACGCCGGGCTCGGTGTGCGGGCACTCGTCGGATCCAGCTGGGGCTTCTACGCCGTACCGGATCCGTCGCCAGCCGCCGCCCGCGCGGCCGGCGGGCGGGCCGCGAAGATCGCCGCCGCCAGCGCCCTGGTCCCGGGGCCGCCGATCGACCTGGTGCCGGCCGGTGCCGGCACCGCCAGCTGGGCCAGCCCGTGCCTGGTCGACCCGCTCGCGGTGCCGTTGTCGGACAAGGGTGACCTGCTGGTGTCGGCCACCGCGACGATGCGGGAGCACGGCGCGGACCTGGCCGAAGGGCTGTACCAGATCTGGGACACCGAGAAGTGGTTCGTCTCCAGTGAGGGCCACCGGATCGACCAGCGGTTTCGCGAGTGCGGGGCCGGGCTCTCGGCGACCGTGATCGGCGACGGCGAGACCCAGCGGCGGTCCTATCCGTCGTACCGGGGCCAGTACGGCACCAGCGGCTGGGAACTGGTCGACAGCCTGGACCTGCCGGCGCACGCCGCCCGGATCGCCCAGGAGGCGCGGGCGCTGCTGACCGCGCCGCCGTGCCCGGCCGGGGAGACCACGCTGATCCTCGGCGGGGAGCAGATGGCGCTGCAGATCCACGAGTCCGTCGGACACGCCATCGAGCTGGACCGGATCCTGGGCTGGGAGGCGGCGTTCGCCGGGACGTCCTGGCTGGACCTGGCCCAGCTGGGCAGCCTGCGGTACGGGTCCGAGCTGATGAACGTCACCATCGACCCGACCATCCCGGGGGCGTTGGGCAGCTTCGGGTTCGACGACGAGGGCAGCCCGGCGGTCAAGCGGGACGCGGTACGCGCCGGCCGGTGGGTCGGCGTACTGGCCGGGCGGGACTCGGCGGCGGTCGCCGGGCTCGACCACGGCGGCAGTGTGCGGGCCGACGGCTGGTCGCGGCTGCCGATGGTGCGGATGACCAACGTCGGCCTGGAACCGGGCCCGCACACCCTGGACGAGATGATCGCGGCGACCGACGACGGCGTACTGATGGACTTCAACCGGTCCTGGTCGATCGACGACAAGCGGCTGAACTTCCAGTTCGGCTGCGAGATCGGCTGGGAGATCAAGAACGGAAAGCTGGGGCGGATGCTGCGCAACCCGACGTACACCGGGATCGGCCCGGTGTTCTGGCGGTCGATGGACATGCTGTCGTCGGAGAGCGTCGCCTGGGGGACGCCGAACTGCGGCAAGGGCCAGCCCGGCCAGGTCGGGCACACCGGGCATCCGGCGGCCCCGGCCCGGTTCACCGACGTCCGGGTGGGGGTGCGCGGATGAGTCTGGACGCGGGGACGACCGGGGTGGCGCTGTCGCCGGCCGAGACCGAACTGGCGGTGCGGGTGGTGGAACTGGTCCGCCGGGCCGCCGGGCCGGAGGCGCAGGCCGAGGCGTACGTCGACCACCGGGCGCTGGCGCTGACCCGGTTCGCCAACTCGTTCATCCATCAGAACGTGGCCGAGGCGACGACCACGGTGTGGCTGCGGCTGCACGTCGACGGTCGGACCGCGATCGGCTCGACGACGCTGACCGGCCCGGACGGACTGGCCGACCTGGTCGAGCGCACCCTGACCGCCGCGCGGCTGTGCCCGCCGGATCCGGCCTGGCCGGGGCTGGCCGGGCCGGCGCCGCTGCACGCCGCCGGCACCTGGGACGAGGCGACCGCCCAGGCCGGGCCGGACCAGCGGGCCGCCCGGGTGCGCGACTTCGTCGCCGCGGCCGACGGCCTGGAATGCGCCGGCTACTGCCGTACCGTGCACCGGTCGACCGGGTTCGCCAATTCTGCCGGGCAGACCGCCGGTGGTCGTACGGCGGAGGCGGCGATGGACGGCATCGCCCGGGTCGACGGGGTCGACGGGGTGGCCCGGTTGGCGGCGGCCCGGCTGGCCGACGTCGACGGCGCGCGGCTCGGCGCGCGGGCGGCGGTCAAGGCGCGGGCCGGGCGGCACCCGGTCGACCTGCCGGCGGGCCGCTACCCGGTGGTGCTCGAACCGACGGCGGTGCTGGATCTGCTGCAGATGCTGGCCCACTACGGTTTCGCCGGCAAGGCGCACCACGAGCGGCGGTCGTTCGTCACCCTCGGCGAGCGGCAGTTCGACCCGGCGATCTCGCTGATCGACGATCCGGCGGTCGGCGGCGGGGTGCCGTTCGACGCCGAGGGCACGCCGACCGACCGTACGGTGCTGGTCGACGCGGGCCGGTCGGTGGCGCTGACCCACGACCGGCGGACCGGGGCGGCGGCCGGGATGGCGTCGACCGGGCACGCGGTGCCGGGCAGCGTGGTCTGGGGGCCGGCGGCCCAGCACCTGCGGCTGGTCCCGGCCGGCCAGGTCGACCAGGCTCCGGCCGGCGACGGTACGGCGGACGTGGGGCCGGCGGACGTGGGGCCGGCGGACGTGGGGCCGGCGGCGGACGGCAGCGCGGCGCTGCTCGGTGGGATGGAGCGCGGCCTGCTGGTCACCGACCTCTGGTACACCCGGGTGCTCGATCCGCGCAGTCTGGTGGTGACCGGCCTGACCCGTAACGGAGTGTGGCTGGTGGAGTCGGGTGAGATCGTCGCGGCGGTGGCGAACCTGCGGTTCACCCAGTCCTATCCGGAGGCGCTGGCCCCGGGGGCGGTACGTGGGCTGGGTACGCGGCTGACCCGGCTGCCGGACTCCTGGGACGCCACCTCCTGGCACGCCCCGGCGCTGCACCTGGCCAGTTGGCAGATCACCGGCGGTGCCGCCGGCTGACCATCCGGGTCGCCGGCTGACCGACCGTGCCGCCGGCGACCGTCGGTGTTGACGACATCTCGATCAATAACTTAGGTTAGGCACACCTCACTCTGGTGGGTCCGCGACGGGCGGTGCGGGCTGGTCGACCGCGCCGCCCGTCACCCGTACCAGTGGGTGCCGGACCACCCCGCCGACGGTTGACAACGGCCGATCTGTGACCGACGCCGCTACGGATCCAGTGAGGTTCTGCACATCCGCCCACCCAGCGGCGGGCCGGGCTTTCGTAACCGACGCGATACCGGCGAGACTCCCTTGCGCATACGTCCGTCGGTACGGGGCGTAACGTGTGCACCGGACTGCGCCAGCCGTCGAACGCGCGGCGCGGGATTGGAGCACGCGGTCGCACGGCAATCTGGGCTCTGCCCTGCTCGCCACGGACCGGCCGAAGATATCCGGGTCCGCCTTGGGAAAGTCGGGCCCCGTCAGGGAGACAGGATGACGACTACGGCAACGACGCCGGGGCAGGCGCGGGCGCGCGCCGCCATCGCGGCGAAGACGTTGCGCACCGACCGGTGGTGGCTACCCCCGCTCATCACCGTCATCGGACTCGGTGCCTGGGTCACCTACGCCACTGTCCGTGTTTTCATGCACGACTTCTACTGGGTCGAGGAGCACCACTACCTGACCCCGTTCTACTCACCCTGCGTCACCGAACGCTGCGTACCGGAGGCCGCGCACTTCGGCCGGTTCCTGCCCGGCTGGTGGATCATCCCGGACGCCGCGCTGACCCTGCCGTTCCTGCTGCTGTTCCGGCTGACCTGCTACTACTACCGCAAGGCCTACTACCGGGCGTTCTGGCTCAGCCCGCCGGCCTGCGCGGTGCCGGACGGCCACCAGCGCTACACCGGCGAGACCCGCTTCCCGCTGGTCTTCCAGAACGCGCACCGGTACGCCTTCTACGCCGCCGCGATCATCTCGCTGATCAACACCTGGGACGCGGTACTGGCCTTCGACGGCGAGAACGGCTTCGGCGTCGGCCTGGGCAACGTCATCCTGCTCGGCAACGTGGTCATGCTCTGGGCGTACACGCTGTCCTGCCACTCCTGCCGGCACATCGCCGGTGGCCGGCTCAAGCACTTCTCCAAGCACCCGGTGCGCTACCGGATCTGGACGTTCATCTCCAAGCTCAACGTCCGGCACATGCAGTTGGCCTGGATCACCCTCGGCACCCTGGCGCTGACCGACTTCTACGTGATGGCGCTGTCCGCCGGCTGGTTCAGCGACCTGCGGTTCTTCAACTAAGGGCTTGGACGATATGACTACCCGAATCGAACGACACCACTACGACGTCGTGGTCATCGGCGCCGGCGGCGCCGGGCTGCGGGCGGCGATCGAGTCCCGACTGGCCGGCAAGCGCACCGCGATCATCTCCAAGTCGCTGTTCGGCAAGGCCCACACGGTGATGGCCGAAGGCGGCGCGGCCGCCGCCATGGGCAACGTCAACAGCCGGGACAACTGGCAGGTACACTTCCGCGACACCATGCGCGGCGGCAAGTTCCTGAACAACTTCCGGATGGCCGAGCTGCACGCCAAGGAGTCACCGCAGCGGATCTGGGAGCTGGAGACGTACGGCGCGCTGTTCGACCGTACGAAGGACGGCAAGATCTCGCAGCGCAACTTCGGCGGCCACGAGTACCCGCGACTGGCCCACGTCGGTGACCGCACCGGCCTGGAGCTGATCCGTACCCTCCAGCAGAAGATCGTCTCGCTGCAGCAGGAGGACAAGCGGGAGTACGGCGTCCACGACGCCCGGATCAAGGTCTTCGCCGAGACCACCATCACCGAACTGATGCTGGAGGACGGTCCGGACGGCCCCCGGGTCGCCGGCGCCTTCGGCTACTACCGGGAGAGCGGCGAGTTCGTCCTGTTCGAGGCGCCGGCCGTGGTGCTGGCCACCGGCGGGGTCGGCAAGTCGTACAAGGTCACCTCGAACTCCTGGGAGTACACCGGTGACGGGCACGCGCTCG harbors:
- the mshB gene encoding N-acetyl-1-D-myo-inositol-2-amino-2-deoxy-alpha-D-glucopyranoside deacetylase, whose translation is MTNLAAAHRLLLVHAHPDDETIGTGATMARYAAAGAHVTLVTCTLGEEGEIHVPEFAGLAAGAADQLGGLRIAELAAACAALGVTDHRFLGGAGRYRDSGMMGLATNDHSRAFWQADLDEAAGYLMEVVREVRPQVVITYDDNGFYGHPDHIQAHRVTMRAVELAAAEGIAPDKIYFTAMPKSVLAAGIDAFRGAANNPFAGVEQVDDLPFGTPDPEIAARVDGTDHYPAKLAAMRAHATQIPADSWLYALAGNIGGEFMGMEYFTLAHGERGPGEGPYGWESDLFAGLPVAEVPQR
- a CDS encoding prolyl oligopeptidase family serine peptidase, which codes for MEIAQSTVRTGDSARGAPRAVTVGADGARVVFLRSTGPHDEADSLWVLDTDSAEERRIADPTVLSAQRGGTTQRGATIDRYVTDPAARIAVFALAGRLWRADLVGGDVVEVPVVGTAVDARPDPTGERIAYVSDSDAADTATRPATTALGKLRVIHPDGRDTLLAGEAGDITWALPDPGAADFGRDRGYWWSADGQTILTARVDRSRLPRWRYADPAQPQQPGRTAPYPLCGGPVAEVTLHLLDLDGGWVDVHWDRETYPYLVSVDWSDGGPLITVLRRMQQHGLVLSIDPRTGETQVHAELADPRWVEPIPGTPCYLADGRVLVGGELAHDGYDARCLFADGTLLTPAALYVRRVVGRLPGRQTSPDLLIEASDGEPSEQHLYRVRTAASSGGLDAARVTSTPGWHVGAVGGDVLAVGSAALDQHGTRWTIWRGDTEIGVLRSLAALGPTAPRPALQRVTDRRLPAGVLYPQSHVDGRRLPVLLDLDGGPGRQQVRARRADWLGRQWWADAGFAVVAVDGRGTPGVAPSFEKVVHRRLADVLLADQVDALTALADKHPDLDLDQVVVRGTGFGGWLAGLAVLRRPDIFRAAVARAPIADWALLRAGYAERYLGAPETDGEIYPHHSLVAVAAEPLVGGDEPRPLLLVHPLDDDDVPVAHTLRLSAALLATGRPHTVLPVAAGTDPDSAAVRRAEREFLRQALGSIG
- a CDS encoding TldD/PmbA family protein, whose product is MTHFDVATAAVQAALDAGARYADARLMHRRYESMTARNGEIEALVQHSDAGLGVRALVGSSWGFYAVPDPSPAAARAAGGRAAKIAAASALVPGPPIDLVPAGAGTASWASPCLVDPLAVPLSDKGDLLVSATATMREHGADLAEGLYQIWDTEKWFVSSEGHRIDQRFRECGAGLSATVIGDGETQRRSYPSYRGQYGTSGWELVDSLDLPAHAARIAQEARALLTAPPCPAGETTLILGGEQMALQIHESVGHAIELDRILGWEAAFAGTSWLDLAQLGSLRYGSELMNVTIDPTIPGALGSFGFDDEGSPAVKRDAVRAGRWVGVLAGRDSAAVAGLDHGGSVRADGWSRLPMVRMTNVGLEPGPHTLDEMIAATDDGVLMDFNRSWSIDDKRLNFQFGCEIGWEIKNGKLGRMLRNPTYTGIGPVFWRSMDMLSSESVAWGTPNCGKGQPGQVGHTGHPAAPARFTDVRVGVRG
- a CDS encoding metallopeptidase TldD-related protein → MSLDAGTTGVALSPAETELAVRVVELVRRAAGPEAQAEAYVDHRALALTRFANSFIHQNVAEATTTVWLRLHVDGRTAIGSTTLTGPDGLADLVERTLTAARLCPPDPAWPGLAGPAPLHAAGTWDEATAQAGPDQRAARVRDFVAAADGLECAGYCRTVHRSTGFANSAGQTAGGRTAEAAMDGIARVDGVDGVARLAAARLADVDGARLGARAAVKARAGRHPVDLPAGRYPVVLEPTAVLDLLQMLAHYGFAGKAHHERRSFVTLGERQFDPAISLIDDPAVGGGVPFDAEGTPTDRTVLVDAGRSVALTHDRRTGAAAGMASTGHAVPGSVVWGPAAQHLRLVPAGQVDQAPAGDGTADVGPADVGPADVGPAADGSAALLGGMERGLLVTDLWYTRVLDPRSLVVTGLTRNGVWLVESGEIVAAVANLRFTQSYPEALAPGAVRGLGTRLTRLPDSWDATSWHAPALHLASWQITGGAAG